TAGAGCACACTCGGGAAAACGTTGGGTCCCTTGTGATTTCCCGGGATATACGCCACTGGTGTGACGTTGCTGCTGTGTCTCCTTACCGCAGCACTGTGAGGAGCACTCTGGACTCGGCGGCGCCAGTCATCGCACTCTCCTTCGCCCTGTTCGCGTTCGTGACGGCGGCGGCCATTTTGCTCAGGCGGGATAGCGACGATGCCTGTACGTGAGCCGCTCCTCGTTTCTTGtgtgattacaaaaaaaaaaaaaaaaaaaaaactcaacacTATACCAGTTGCGTACAATTAGTTGCattaaaggtgaaaaaaaaggtTTTTCACAATTTTTCACAATTTCAAAAATAACACGCTTGTCACGAGCAAACGCTTGGTAAGTGATcaaacgctgaaaaaaaaaaaaaatgtcaggaaGGCGGGTGGCGACGCCACATTGCAGTTTCCGCACCAAATGTCGTGACGTCATGGATTTCGGCGGCATATCTACTAAGCTCTACGTGGTTACTGATCAGTAAGAATGAGGTGCATTGTTTTCTGAGAGCGCTATGGAGTTGAGATGCCAAGTTTCAGAAAGCCTTATTTAGCCGACGTCGCCAatatacgaaaaatacatttatttgagatccgtgacgtcaggtgttggtaTTTTCGAAGCGAACTTTTAACGTTAAACTTTGACCTTCATACCCACCTCCTCAATTAATGTAGCTGTTATGCTAAAATCATCACTAATATAGTTCTCAAGGTATAATTTACCAATCTAAAGTCATTAATCGTTTCagtttagtgttcctttaaacgTGCAACATTAAACATGGGCACAGGGGAGGAGGGCCACCCCTACCCTGTCACGTAAAAGGGTGGTTGAGGGGTTGCAAAGTCTGAACCTTCGCCCCCCTCCCCATGAAGGGGAACTTTGAGCAAACCTATGATTTTATATGATTgataatgaagaagacgatgtaCTAATGAAGAATTGCATTGCAGAAATAACACTGAGGTCTAATACTACAAATATGACTAGAGCATCCCCCCTCCTGCCGTTACGATACGAAGGGACAGGGGGGCCTTCATGTATAACTTTACTTTGTCGGACCGTTCACGGCATTAATTAACATGGCAGTTTATGAGCATGCAGATTTCTGACTATTGTTGCTGGCAAGGACTCCTCATGTTGTGTTATGATAACTATTCGCTTGCCACCTTTAACTCCGGAAAGCCGGTGACCAAAGGCAGGCCTTTGTTGAAAACACGCCATTGTTTCATTCTCATTTTTGCATCCACGGCGAAGTGTGCGTGTGTTCTTTCGGGCTGAACCAATTAAAGCTGGAAGGGGGAGAGAGGGTGCAATTATACTTGCTCCCCCTGTGTCTAGTAGTATAACCAAGAACTGATAATCTAGGTAAAGTGTCATTGtatgtatacgtatacatatagaTACGCATAGAGTTATAGTTGCAGACGACCATAGGAAGGGCTACACAACCGGTTCTGAGCCCTGGACAGTTCAACCCCTTCTATGATTAGTAGCGTCCTCTAGTCGACACTGGCACCAACATCTACCTAACAATATATGGAATGCCGTTCGCCATATTACCGGACGTGTAATCCGTAGGATGCAGCTATATTTTGCTCCCGGCCGGCGGCAAGTtgtttttttcttacattttGATTCCTCCACGCTTTCGTCATGATTACGCTGCAGTACAGTTAAAAGAATACACGTAGCTACCCGATAGCCTCATTGGCTTGTCTGTTCGTTTTAATAGGGATTGCGAATACCAGAGAAAATTGAGCTTAGCAAACTGCCCTTCTTTCATGCATGGCACAACTGATTAAAAGGCAAGCCATACTCCGCCGCAACGGAAGATCTCTTTCCCGTTGTGGAGACTGGTGCACGGACGCTGACAGCTGAATTTTCTTCCCTTAAAACTTATGCAGAGCTCTACATCTTTAATAAGCACACACATGTCGATCAAAGTGATTAAGAATAACAATTTAACACAAGGGGGCTCCGGACGAGAAAAAGCGTCACTTAATTGCAACTTTTCTCTCCTGAACTATTTTCGCCTTGGATTGCGTTTTAATGTCAAGCGTGTGCCAACAAGCCCAGcagttttttattgttatttggTGCAAATTTCTGGCTTATATTGTACATCAAGATTGAAATTGTAACGTCTAATGTCTCTACGAGCACTTTGTTGTTATTCTTCATGCTCTTGTCATTCTTCTTTCATGGACATGGATATGCAACGAAGCTGATCACGCCGTATTCCAGTATCGTTGTTGTTGCCACCGCCATTGTTGCTTTAGATACAGTGTACACGTGACATTAGATGCTTCTGAATGCCACAAGTGTGTGctatctctctcctctctctctctctcttgttttgcaGATCGGATCTAAATTCTCCTGGCTTCCGGCATAGTTTGTCAAGGACAATTAAGGAAGATGGatttttgtttttaatatttCGCGACGTTGTGAGTTGAATTAAACGCATAAACAAAGCTACACGTATATTTCCGCTTTCTTTTTTAAAGCTCATGTCAATGTGCCGTGGTTTAAATTATGGTGAGCCAGGGAAgtctatgggggggggggggttcacccAAGGAGGGTGAGGTTTATATTTCAAATATCATAATATATATCCCTACACAGTCAGTAATACAAAGACGAAATCATACTTTAATGTACCAGCGTACCACAACCCAACAAGCGGCGGACTCCAACAGTTAAGACCTGACCACACGTGCGCGTAGCAAAGCGCGCAGCTTCGCGTTGCCGCTAGCCCTCTCTCTTTACGGGGAGAGTGCAGGGCGTCGCTTCGAAATGCCACACGCTTGCACGCTGAAACGCCTGCGCGTAGTCAGGCCTTGAAGGCTTTAAGTTACCACACAtacccgttgcagcgcgtcagcgcacGCAGCTTCACATTGCCTCtagtcctctctttctttctctttacgGAGAGAGGGCACGGCGCCGCTTCGAAATGCCATGCGCTTGCACGCTGAAACGCCTGCGCGTAGTCAGGCCTTGAAGACTTTAAGCTACCACACATACCCGTTGCAGCGCGTTAGCGCGCGCAGCTTCGCGTTGCCGCTAGTCCTCTCCCTCTTTAGGGAGAGAGGGCCCGGCGTCGCTTCGAAATGCCACGCGCTTGCACGCTGAAACGCGCgtatgtggtcaggcctttaaggCCTAAAGTTATTACACGTACCCGTTGCAGCGCCTCAGCGCATGGCTACGTGAAGCTGCGCGCCAAATCTCTCCAGAAAGAAAGTGTGCGACGCCTCGTCAAAAAGCCACGCGCTGACGTGCTGCAATAGACacttgtggtcaggcctttacgaATCAGCGCTTCTGTCACTCTTCGCATTTCAGACGTTTGGTTTAGCTTAGGTGCGCTGTTACGCAGAAGTATGAAACCGATAACATGAAAGCGATTCATGAAACCGATTTATGAAACTGATTTATGTGTTCGAGCATGTGTGTGAATTGTGCGTGTAGATATACTCATGCAGGATTGAAAATTTTGTGGAATCCGGGGGTGATGCGGCTAACCTTCGCTTCTAAAGAACAACGTACCGCGTGAACAAATTTTCACACGTGAAACCTATTCCCGAGGGTCCCGCGTCCCCGAATTAAGACGTTTTACGGCGTTTgcagcataaaaaaaacaaacttaAGTATTTAAGAGCTGGAGTATTTAAGAAAATGTGTGTGTGTTAACAAAATGCCTACTGTAACGACATTAGCATTAGTTTCAGCAAATTTTTGTCGCCCCCACACTAAGTTGTCTTTGTCACGTTACAAATAAATACTCATCTTGTCGAATTATTCCAAACTTTCAATACTAGCTATTAGAAAGTCTTATGAAATTATTCGATTTGAATTCGAAACTAATATTAGTACAGCGGTCGTGCCTGGGTTTTTGGGTTTTGTCTGAAAGAACCACATGGGTTCGTGGTGATTACCGAGACACGAGGTTTTCGGAAAGTCGTGTAAAATtatataagtttttttttcaaccaatTCACGCCGCCGAAGAGCATGTTAGCATTTGCCCCGGTCTGTCATAAAAGGGCGGAAATCGCAAACGATTTTCGCCTACTGAATTTAGCGCTTGCAGGCTACTGTCTAGCAAcgctgagagtttttttttttctgtttttgatttGGATTTTTATTGTACGTTCACGCAGGCTGGGCATGAAGACACGCGAGCCGAATTACACAATAATTTACACGATTCGCTTCTGATTCGAAAGATAACCATGTCCTTCGATTGGCTTACGCAATACCTAACGTTCGAAAACGTTTGCTTTGGTGTCAACCTTGTCACGCTCAGTGTAATCTATAAGGCGTACCGGTCTAAAGTGACGAATTTCGAGGCAGTACAGGTGAGAATAACTTTCGTTTGTAAATTTGTGAAATAGCATGTTCAATCTCACTGTGCGCAGTGTTTTCGAAACGCATTCCATTAGCATTGGAATCGAAGGTGCACTGAATGGCGAACGATTCGGTCTCTTGAATGATTGGGTCACCTTAAAACGAAAAACTTTACTTAACTACGCATGTGTTCAGAACTGCGAAATACTTACCCGCTCTTTGAACTCGCCGTCGACTATTTTTCATAGCCACGGAGCGTACAGTCGTTTCCCTGTCAGTAAAATTGAAACAATGTCGTGCTATATATAGCTCGTTTCGAATGAAGCAACAGCCGAGATTAGCGTAGACTTGGGCGTCAGAGTCGCACCATGATAATGGACTCTAAACCAGCTCGTCGGTGCATATAGTTGAGCTTGTCTATAAGAAAACACTTCAGTGAATGCAGTGGGTTCGTGTGCCGAAACGAAGTTCGAGTGTTCAAACCTGTTGACCCATTTGTGTTCCAGACGAGAAACGGTATGACTCTGGTTTCTCTTGATCCTCCACTCTCACTGAGCGCGTTGCGTTGCTCTTTGATTTCGCATTTTCACAGACAGCCCGTCAATTGGACATTGACAAGAACTTAGCATCAAAGTTGCTCGAAGAGTATCCCAATGCCACTGTTGTGCACGCGCTCATCAGAGGCCAAGTCAAGGCCATTGGTGAAAAGATCAAGAGCAGGCACCTGCGCGGTGCCAAGGCAGTCATCCAGGAATGCTGCCTCACAGAGCACAAGATCCAATGGAGCCCCGTGTCCCGCTTCTGGTAAGCATCTGATTGGGTTGAAATGATACAAAAAGGTTAGGTGGGGGAACAGAGAAGGAGAGAAATTGACAACACATTTCTTTACCTTCTTTTGTGTCAATGTCGGCACACGTAACTCGTTCTACAATTAATGTACTCGTCACAGCCATTTCTGGGTGCGTCTGCAGAATTTCAGTGATGGTTGATGATGAAAGAGTTTGGCTTGCATTGTTGTTCATAGTGCTGCATAAAATGGTTTGAGTGGTTAATAAGCAAGCAAAGGTCATTGAATTCTTGCATATTTATTGAAGCTTTCTTACCTCACTGAAAAGAGGTCTTACTTTCTTCAGGTCACAGACTCAACGAGAGATACACCGTATCATCAACTACGTGCCGTTTGCCCTTACCTCAAAACACAGCAACGTGATGGTCGAAGTGCTAGACCCCCAGGAGTGTGAGAATATTCCAGTAAACTGTGTCTACGAGAACTTCATCCCGAATCGAGAAGGCCTGAGTGGCGTTTTCTTTGGCTGGCTGCGTGGAGAACAGACCAAGGGCATCGAAGAGCAAGAATTCCTTCTCGAAGAAGGCACCACTCTAACTGCATTTGGCACATTGACAGTCATGAACGATGGTTCTGTCAAGCTGATGCCACCAGCTGATGGTGTCTCTTACTATCTTACGCAGCTAAGCCATCCAGCTCTCGTGTCCAAGCTGCGTTCAGAACTCACTGTACTGCGTGTGGTCAGCTTCGTCCTTGGCTGTACGGCTCTAGGTTTGTCATGCTACCTGGTGTTCACGTGGTGGAAAGCAAGGCAGGCATTGGCTCAGCAAAAGAAGGACTCGATGCGCCGTGAAGAAGCACGGAAGGAAAGACGGAAGCTCAATCGTGAAACGTCTTCAGAGGTCCCGTGTTGCGTCATCTGCCGCACAAACCCCGTAGAAGTGATGATCCTAGAGTGTGGACATGTGTGTCTGTGCACTGACTGCTCGGAGTTGGTTTCTGGAAACTGCCCCATGTGTCGCTCGCCCATCAAGCGAATTGTAGCGGCGTTTCTTCCTTGATCCAGAGGCTGCAGTGGACGTGCTTTTCGATATGTTATAAATGGCATGTCCTGCTCTTCAATGTTTAGGTCATAAACATTGACGGACACTTCAAAGTTTTTACTGTGGAATTTGATAGGCAGTTTGTTCAGGAATGTGCTTAGGAAAgtgtggctgaaaaaaaaaaggggcacATGGAGAACAAATTTATTACTGCATAATAATTGTTTTTGTATTTAAAGTAATGTTACATGCTTGGTCATGCATTTTGTTCTTGTTTAGACTGGTTTGTTGTTTGAGAGTACTCGAGTTTAGCAATTAGCTTGTCGCGTGTAATAAAAGCTGCCTACTGTTCAGCAATAAAAAAACGTTTTTATGTGACTGTATCATCAAATAAAGTTTATGTACAGTTCAATGGACAACTGAAGTTGACACATGAGCGGTCATTTCAAGAGTTTTTAATTTAAAAACTTGGAGTATGCTTGAGCTCTGCCTTCAGAAGAAAAAAGCGATAGAGTAATGGGGCCCCATACTCATTACCTCCTCAATCACTAGCGTGGCTTCATTTCATGATGGGCACCGCACTGCAAGGAAAGGAGTGTCTGTCTGTGTAACATTACCTGTTTCAGACTACACTAGAATTAACTATGCCTGTTCACTTTGTGATTGGTGGGTCTTAAAACTACCGACTAGGTGCACAATTTACTTGTTGTGATGCTTGGTGCGACTCTATATTTCTGCCATGTAATATTACATGTGTTAAGGAGACTTGTTGCACTACATTACATTCATACGTGGTTCATACAGGGCTTTTTTCTTAAACTGTATCAAGCagtggcatggctctgtggtaacCACAACACCTGCCTGCTCTACAGAAgacataggttcgattcctactcggACAAGGcagctttattatttttttatttgcatctctgTGATTCTCGCTTACTGACAACGATAACTTTTTGCCCACTACATCAACACAGGAATTTTTGTGAATTAATCTGTTAAATCACGGTAGAAATGTGAATGTTCACATGTTATAGAAAGGTAGAAAAGAGGGACATGCAGCGAGGTTAGTTAGCAGGGTAAGTGCAGTAATATATGTTATTGTGTTTCAACCTTATGAATGTCTCCTAATCATTGTTTTGTTTAATTGTGCCGGCAGTGCCTAACTGAGCCCGAAAATTGACAGCAAGTTTGCGGATACAAGGAAAGCGTGTCACTTGCGCACTAACGGCACGCCAACAACATATCAATaaacgaaaccgaaactagcAAGAAAGTCGAACGTTTTTGCAAGTGCGCAAAATTTTTGCAAGTGCGCGCAAATCTCGTAGATTTCAGCTTTTTCGGGTGAGAGTAATTTAGACGTGGAGGTTTCTGGGAGCATTTTTTTACTTGTTTATTAAGTATTTGAATGCAGTCGTGTGGTAGAAGCATTAAGCGGGCGACTGCTCGTTAGGCTCTAACTGTCTCTATATAGGTGTTCTGCTGCTTTATGACATATCCAGTAGGGCACGCCACCGTCGCCGTTTTCCGGTGCCAGTTTCCAAAGATGAGCAAATGTGGGAATTCGACAGGCAAGTATTTAGTACTTGTTTTCGCGTGGTTTTCAGTCGCTGTCGACTCTCGAGCACTCTCCGAGATAGTATGATAACTAGATCTGCACGTTTATTGTCTAAAACTACGAAAATTCTCTTGTGTCGCAAAGGCACCTACGTGCGCGTTATGGGATATCGACGCTGCCTGCGAAGGTAGTCGCGAACTTTTGCACATTTCACGCCTTTGACAAGGAAACGATGTGCCGCTCGCTTACATTTTAACGCTGTATGAATCCTCTAGTACAACTGCGATTGTCGATCGTAATGATAGTGCATCCAGCTTATTCGATGCATCTCTCCGGAATGACTGATTTCTGTCGCGGTCGTAAGGTTTTCCCATCTTGGGACATCCTTGTGTAGTTCTCTGGGGAGCACTTGTGTGACTGCACTGACGCTTTCGTGTCGCTGTACTGTTTACAGCTCCGTACAAGCAGGAAGAGGTCAAGCCGGGCGCTCAGGATTCGCCCAAACCGTGCGCGGACCTAGCAGCGACAGGTGAGCGAGGTAAATGTGAAATCGCAATCGTTTCTGTCATGTGTCGTCGTGTGTCGTGTTTGATCCGTCTCGTGACACAAACCAGGTCCTCTTAGACTAGTTACTCGAATCTAGACTCATTTAAACGTAGCTGACAAGTGTGGCCCCACTACCTGTTCGGTGTTTACGTAATCAACTGCCGTAGTTCtgaatcattttttttctgtctgtgctAGGAAGGAGAAAAAAGATGGTCGCAGTCGTTATTAATTCTTTCGTAGCTCGTTGTTTTAGAATCTTCATGCGCGTCGAATTGCACGCCAGATGACAAGCTCGTGCTACCACTCGCACAGAGTGCCAGCAAACTGCATTTGCTAAAAACGTtatagactgaaaaaaaaaaaaaaagacaggctaGGCAGCAGGGCAGCATCACTGCCTTGTATCTTCTTGAAATTTTAGTTTGCTCACTAAACACTATACCCTGGCACTCTAGGCAGTCCTGTCCGACACATTCCCATTGTCAGTTTTGCTTTCTTTGGGGAAACAGCTGACTAAAGTAGAGTTGAACACTATGTGCTCTTACTCCTTGAACCAACTAGTTCTTTATTTGTCCAAAGAGGCAATGTTTCTATATTTTTTCCATGCTGCCATGTTGACAGCGATGCCGAGTGCAGAAGCCAAAGGAACTCCAGAAGCTGCTAGGGCTGTTGAGCCTGCCGCTGCTGACGCAAACAGTGGTAGGTCACGGAGATTCCAGAGACTATTGGTGCCCATGCTTGACACTGTGAATTTCCTCTGCATCTGTGCTTTAGCATGATTTGAATAGCATGCAAATTTGGCTTTTGTTTTGTGCACCGTCtttaatcgtttttttttcgttagtgCTGATGTCATCAAACTTTGCTTTCTGCTTGGCTCTAACTGTTTATCACTTGCTGCTCTAGACTGGCCGATTTCTTTTTATAATTGCAGTAACTCATCAGCTAAGAAGTATGTTTTGCTGCTGAATTCAACGCTTGAGGCTTTCATACACGACCTCATTCAGGATGGAAAAATAGTTTGTAACTAACATTAAGCTGTACATAACTGCAGGAGATCAAAATAATGTAATGCCTTTCTCAAGCACATTTAGAGAGTTATGATTTTAGTGCTTTATAGCACACAAGGGAAATCATGTCTAAAATTGGCTAATGGCATGAACCCAGTCATCTAGAACTTTTGCCCTAGTTTTAAGGGTCAGTAAACAGGCTCTGACGTGTTTTTTTACATCCCATAAATAACCATGCTAATTGGTACAATAGACCGGAGTGATCATACTTTGTGAATATTGCAGTGCTGCTTGCGACACAGATCCTCCATGTCGAAGAATAATTCCTGTGCTCCTTTCCTTTGGCTGGCGAGTCCTCCTTGTGCGCGAAGTAATGAAATTTTGCCCGTGGGCAACATTACGCACCCCTGAGCTTCTTGATTGTTCCTTTGCCCTACGAAGTGTTGAGGCAGTTTTGGACGCGCTGTCTGCGTTTTAATTTTCCTTTGCTGCCCTCTGTCGTTTCGTAGGGCATGAGGCTACTGGGAAAAGCGGTATTGCCAGAACGAAAGCTTCCGATATAAAGAGACGTCTCGCTACTTTACCGCCAGGGGAATTGTGTTGCTCGCACCACTCTTCCTCCCCGTGTCGCTCTTACACGTGCTTGCGTGGGGGAAGCCGTGCTTGGTTGTTGGCTGCATGCCAATAACATGTTACGTTGATGAAGTGGGCATAGTCACGACAAAGGTCTACGCCTACTCCTTTCCGCTGggataaaaaaatcgcagcatatccacggagtgaatgatgatgagtggggcgaagcgtccgtcagcccgtccttgcttctgtctgtctgttcttgcttccgtccgtctgtgcgaccatccatgcgtctgtccgtgagtccgttcgcacgtccgtctgctagtttgtctgtccgtgcgtccatctagtgaacactctaagtgccgccatctcgcatcccctgtggcacatacccgctctagagcaggtatgtgccaccggtggctacctactacaactacatacagTACAGACCCAAGccttaagaagctttgcccctaaaaagtggGAAGGACGAGCGATAAACTGAGACTAACCAAAGCAGGTGGTCCTGagccctgtaacttccttattacAGCACTTATTCCCAAAGTTCTTGCAGCAGCATGTTCACTTGGTACAAGTGCGCAGTTGTTCCTTCATTAGAAATTCTGAACCACcaggttgtttactggccctttaaattTATGAAGAAGTGTCATGGCTGCTGGTTCTTTTCTTTTTAGCCTTTAACTGTCGGCGCACTTCTGATGTACAGTATGCGAACTAGAAACAAGGGAGAAGGTGGGATGTTTAAGGTCTCGATCTTATGCCAAACGGCATCCCACATTTTCTCTATGCTCATTTTCCCATTCAGTGGGGTCAGGCAGCGTTGTTTGTTTCACACATTGCCGCTGTTCCGATTTATGTTGAAAGGCAGCACTTGTGCATCTTGCAAATGGGCTTTTGCTTTGGCTTTCAGTGAAAACAGAAGGGGCCCTACTGCGACCTGCCCAGAAGGTCGAAGAAGATAATAAGATCATCTGCAACGTTGCAGTGACCATTTCACCAATCCTCGGTACGGAACAAGATCGTGCTCTTGCATTCCAATTTGTACTCTCATaggagcacagcaaatagcatgGTAGTCTTAAAGAAGGGAATAGGGGTCGCTTCAGCAGcctaa
The sequence above is drawn from the Rhipicephalus microplus isolate Deutch F79 chromosome 3, USDA_Rmic, whole genome shotgun sequence genome and encodes:
- the LOC119174930 gene encoding mitochondrial ubiquitin ligase activator of NFKB 1: MSFDWLTQYLTFENVCFGVNLVTLSVIYKAYRSKVTNFEAVQTARQLDIDKNLASKLLEEYPNATVVHALIRGQVKAIGEKIKSRHLRGAKAVIQECCLTEHKIQWSPVSRFWSQTQREIHRIINYVPFALTSKHSNVMVEVLDPQECENIPVNCVYENFIPNREGLSGVFFGWLRGEQTKGIEEQEFLLEEGTTLTAFGTLTVMNDGSVKLMPPADGVSYYLTQLSHPALVSKLRSELTVLRVVSFVLGCTALGLSCYLVFTWWKARQALAQQKKDSMRREEARKERRKLNRETSSEVPCCVICRTNPVEVMILECGHVCLCTDCSELVSGNCPMCRSPIKRIVAAFLP